The following proteins are co-located in the Streptomyces sp. DT2A-34 genome:
- a CDS encoding succinate dehydrogenase/fumarate reductase iron-sulfur subunit, with amino-acid sequence MSSYEARFKVWRGDVQGGGLEDFEVEVNDGEVVLDIIHRLQATQAPDLAVRWNCKAGKCGSCSAEINGRPRLLCMTRMSVFTREETITVTPLRAFPVVRDLVTNVNFNYAKAREVPSFVPPEGLAPGEYRMMQEDVDRSQEFRKCIECFLCQDTCHVVRDHEENKPAFAGPRFLMRVAELDMHPLDAAAETGLDRKRTAQDEHGLGYCNITKCCTEVCPEGIKITDNALIPLKERVVDRKYDPLVWLGSKIRRRSS; translated from the coding sequence GTGAGCAGCTATGAGGCCCGCTTCAAGGTGTGGCGGGGCGATGTGCAGGGCGGCGGCCTGGAGGACTTCGAGGTCGAGGTGAACGACGGCGAGGTGGTCCTGGACATCATCCACCGCCTCCAGGCCACCCAGGCGCCCGACCTGGCCGTCCGCTGGAACTGCAAGGCGGGCAAGTGCGGTTCGTGCTCCGCCGAGATCAACGGGCGGCCGCGGCTGTTGTGCATGACGCGGATGTCGGTGTTCACCCGGGAGGAGACGATCACGGTGACGCCGCTGCGGGCGTTCCCGGTGGTGCGGGATCTCGTGACGAACGTGAACTTCAACTACGCCAAGGCGCGCGAGGTTCCGTCCTTCGTGCCGCCGGAGGGCCTGGCGCCCGGCGAGTACCGCATGATGCAGGAGGACGTGGACCGCTCCCAGGAGTTCCGCAAGTGCATCGAGTGCTTCCTGTGCCAGGACACCTGCCATGTCGTCCGTGACCACGAGGAGAACAAGCCGGCGTTCGCGGGCCCGCGCTTCCTGATGCGGGTCGCGGAACTGGACATGCACCCGTTGGACGCGGCCGCGGAGACGGGCCTGGACCGCAAGCGCACGGCCCAGGACGAACACGGGCTCGGCTACTGCAACATCACCAAGTGCTGCACGGAGGTCTGCCCCGAGGGCATCAAGATCACCGACAATGCGCTGATCCCCTTGAAGGAACGGGTCGTCGACCGCAAGTACGACCCGTTGGTGTGGCTGGGATCGAAGATCAGGAGGCGGTCTTCGTAG